In a genomic window of Sulfuriferula nivalis:
- a CDS encoding tetratricopeptide repeat protein has translation MRKSKQFSISITVSAALILFSANAFAISGGDAVKQLSSQAYNGDAASLQTLKQDAMNGDAASENWYGGYLDAKKDYAQAAMWYRKAADQGVANAQINLAMLYANGQGVAQDYAQAAVWYKKAADHGVVDAQSNLGVLYANGQGVTQDYAQAAAWFRKAADQGDGQAQNDLGLLYEKGESIPQNHIIAYALYNLSASNGRSSNNTALTNRDAIVPLMSEAQIKAGQGLAQEMAANGVTAAIGNYLMPRKKITYQKRKHQ, from the coding sequence ATGCGCAAAAGTAAACAATTCAGCATTAGCATCACTGTCAGCGCGGCACTGATTTTGTTCTCGGCAAACGCTTTTGCAATAAGTGGTGGTGATGCCGTTAAACAACTTTCTTCCCAGGCTTATAATGGAGATGCAGCATCGCTTCAGACACTAAAGCAGGACGCCATGAACGGGGATGCTGCATCTGAAAATTGGTATGGTGGTTATTTGGATGCGAAAAAAGATTACGCGCAGGCAGCGATGTGGTACAGAAAAGCTGCTGATCAGGGAGTTGCTAATGCGCAGATCAACCTTGCTATGCTATATGCCAACGGCCAGGGTGTGGCTCAGGATTACGCGCAGGCGGCGGTATGGTACAAAAAAGCTGCTGATCATGGAGTTGTTGATGCACAGTCAAACCTTGGTGTGCTATACGCCAACGGCCAAGGTGTAACGCAAGATTATGCGCAGGCAGCAGCATGGTTCAGAAAAGCCGCTGACCAAGGGGATGGTCAAGCACAAAATGATCTTGGATTGTTGTACGAAAAAGGAGAAAGCATCCCACAAAACCATATCATTGCTTATGCGCTGTACAACCTTTCGGCGAGCAATGGCAGGTCGAGCAATAATACTGCTCTGACAAACAGAGATGCTATCGTTCCTTTGATGTCAGAAGCACAAATTAAAGCGGGGCAAGGCTTGGCGCAGGAAATGGCTGCCAATGGGGTAACTGCCGCAATAGGCAATTACTTGATGCCGCGTAAAAAAATTACATATCAAAAAAGAAAGCATCAATAA
- a CDS encoding T6SS immunity protein Tli4 family protein: protein MMNRLLLGLMLSMTLLSAGCHAEPAKQTQAATTTDWKTECVGRYQVAVPGNMEVALTIPEKLFKPNDVVNEYRFNDGGVASFSGISTEYGGAFVTKPLNKEKYIDLKSEISDQLKQRKEELIQQGENKSADSITVQSFNSRFSKNFSWISKSGAMIFVQDNDGRIFEQFGIKENQTGEEIVRAFLTHFHPRALFEIPKQPGVCFPYGFIADDGKAPRNVAVTMRLVDHPDVEVFFKDSSYPLTAVESQTPKQIIETFWEFGNRQVIKQAKMDWRGYRSIKIDNRDGTGLFVTLTRYDHSTYHGDEAMAMGAPADGSTDYGYVAVVKGDSKAQEAPPT from the coding sequence ATGATGAACCGTTTATTATTGGGGTTAATGTTGTCGATGACGTTGTTGTCGGCTGGTTGTCATGCTGAACCTGCCAAACAAACACAGGCAGCGACTACCACCGACTGGAAGACTGAGTGTGTGGGGCGGTATCAGGTGGCGGTGCCTGGGAATATGGAGGTGGCATTAACTATCCCAGAAAAACTTTTTAAACCCAATGATGTTGTTAATGAGTATAGGTTTAACGATGGGGGGGTTGCGTCATTTTCTGGTATATCTACTGAATATGGCGGTGCGTTTGTAACTAAACCTTTAAATAAAGAAAAATACATCGATTTAAAATCAGAAATTTCTGACCAGTTAAAACAAAGAAAAGAGGAGTTGATTCAACAAGGTGAGAATAAAAGCGCCGACAGTATCACTGTACAATCATTCAACTCTCGATTCAGCAAAAATTTCAGCTGGATTTCAAAATCAGGCGCGATGATTTTTGTACAAGATAATGATGGAAGAATATTTGAACAATTTGGTATAAAGGAAAATCAAACTGGTGAAGAAATTGTTCGTGCATTCCTAACCCATTTCCACCCTCGCGCCCTCTTCGAAATCCCCAAGCAACCAGGAGTGTGTTTCCCCTATGGCTTCATTGCTGATGATGGCAAAGCCCCGCGCAATGTCGCTGTGACCATGAGATTGGTTGATCATCCTGATGTGGAGGTGTTTTTTAAGGATTCGTCTTATCCACTTACTGCGGTAGAGAGCCAGACACCCAAGCAAATCATTGAAACCTTCTGGGAGTTTGGCAACCGGCAGGTCATCAAACAGGCAAAAATGGACTGGCGCGGTTACCGCAGCATCAAAATTGATAACCGTGATGGCACTGGTTTGTTTGTGACGCTGACCCGCTATGACCATAGCACCTACCACGGTGATGAAGCCATGGCTATGGGTGCCCCGGCAGATGGTAGCACCGATTATGGCTACGTCGCCGTTGTAAAAGGCGATTCCAAAGCACAAGAAGCCCCCCCAACTTGA